The Triplophysa rosa linkage group LG3, Trosa_1v2, whole genome shotgun sequence genome has a segment encoding these proteins:
- the shisal1b gene encoding protein shisa-like-1a yields MSFTNHHSFNILIVLLLSTAALSAHFRVCEPYTDHKGRYHFGFHCPRLSDNKTYMFCCHHNNTAFKYCCNDTEFQTVMGVNLTTSPDGYAHNNYSALIGVWIYGFFVMVLLALDFMYYSAMNYEVCRVYLEKCGLGGRWLKQARSQWHACAQEERDGERSDPPHQQNLRSSIIRSAAVTADTA; encoded by the exons ATGAGCTTCACCAACCATCACTCCTTCAACATCCTGATCGTCCTCCTCCTGTCCACTGCAG CTCTCTCGGCACATTTTCGGGTGTGTGAACCTTACACCGACCACAAGGGGCGCTACCACTTTGGATTTCACTGTCCGCGTCTCTCGGATAATAAGACGTACATGTTCTGCTGTCACCATAACAACACGGCCTTTAAATACTGCTGCAACGACACTGAGTTTCAGACAGTCATGGGTGTCAACCTGACGACGTCTCCGGACGGCTACGCACACAA CAATTACTCGGCCTTAATCGGCGTCTGGATCTACGGATTTTTCGTCATGGTGTTACTGGCGCTCGATTTCATGTACTACTCCGCTATGAACTATGAGGTGTGCCGGGTGTATCTGGAGAAGTGCGGTCTCGGGGGCCGCTGGTTGAAACAGGCCCGCAGCCAATGGCACGCCTGCGCGCAGGAGGAACGGGACGGGGAGCGGTCCGACCCGCCGCATCAACAGAACCTCAGGAGCAGCATCATCAGGTCAGCTGCGGTCACGGCAGACACAGCCTGA